From Methanosarcina lacustris Z-7289, one genomic window encodes:
- the groL gene encoding chaperonin GroEL (60 kDa chaperone family; promotes refolding of misfolded polypeptides especially under stressful conditions; forms two stacked rings of heptamers to form a barrel-shaped 14mer; ends can be capped by GroES; misfolded proteins enter the barrel where they are refolded when GroES binds) encodes MASKQIMFDEGARKALLNGVDKVANTVKITLGPRGRYVVLDKSTKPVVTNDGVTIAKEIELHDKFENMGAKLVKEVASRTQDNTGDGTTTATLLAQSMIREGLKNISAGANPIEVKKGIEIATEKVVGYLKSKSVEVKGKDKIIQVATISANNDEEIGNLIADAMEKVGYNGVITVEDSKTMETSLDVVEGMQFDRGFVSPYMALDTEKMICEFEDPYILITDKKINSMKQIVPVLEKVASEGRPLLIIAEDVDGDAQAALILNIIRGALRVCAVKAPGFGNERKEMLEDIAVLTGGQVISEEKGMKLEEFSDSMLGSARKVTVDNHKTIIVEGRGDKAKIDERVRVIEAQVNIADADYRKTELKKRQAKLGGGVAVIKVGAATETELKEKKMRIDDALNATKAAVEEGVVTGGGVCLFRAAAILESLKLDGDRQIGVKIVQRSIEDPIRQIATNAGREGAEVVATIRAESSELFGYNAKSDVFEDLFEAGVIDPTKVVRSGLQNAASIAGMVLTTEALVTDFNEEKDERTDTIII; translated from the coding sequence ATGGCTTCAAAGCAGATAATGTTTGATGAGGGTGCAAGAAAAGCTCTCTTAAATGGTGTAGATAAAGTCGCAAATACTGTTAAGATCACTCTGGGACCAAGGGGCCGTTATGTTGTGCTGGATAAAAGCACAAAACCCGTGGTCACAAATGACGGGGTTACTATTGCAAAAGAAATAGAGCTCCATGACAAGTTCGAAAATATGGGGGCCAAGCTTGTCAAGGAGGTCGCTTCCAGGACCCAGGACAACACAGGAGACGGGACAACTACCGCAACCCTCCTTGCCCAGAGCATGATCCGGGAAGGCCTGAAAAACATCAGTGCAGGGGCAAATCCTATAGAGGTCAAGAAAGGGATTGAGATTGCCACCGAAAAGGTTGTAGGGTATCTCAAGAGCAAGAGTGTGGAGGTAAAGGGCAAGGATAAAATCATACAGGTAGCCACTATTTCTGCAAACAATGACGAAGAAATTGGCAACCTGATCGCCGATGCTATGGAAAAGGTCGGCTACAACGGGGTAATCACCGTTGAAGATTCAAAGACAATGGAGACCAGCCTTGATGTGGTTGAAGGTATGCAGTTTGACCGCGGCTTTGTTTCCCCCTACATGGCACTTGATACTGAAAAAATGATCTGTGAATTTGAAGATCCCTATATCCTGATTACGGACAAGAAGATCAACAGCATGAAACAGATCGTACCTGTGCTTGAGAAAGTTGCTTCCGAAGGTCGTCCCCTCCTGATTATTGCTGAGGATGTTGATGGGGATGCCCAGGCAGCCCTGATCCTGAACATAATCCGCGGAGCCCTGAGGGTCTGCGCTGTAAAGGCTCCAGGGTTCGGAAACGAGAGAAAGGAGATGCTTGAGGACATTGCCGTCCTGACCGGCGGGCAGGTTATCAGTGAAGAAAAGGGCATGAAACTTGAGGAATTCAGCGACTCCATGCTCGGAAGTGCCAGGAAAGTCACGGTTGACAACCATAAAACCATAATTGTAGAAGGCAGGGGCGACAAAGCAAAAATTGATGAACGGGTCAGAGTCATCGAAGCCCAGGTCAATATTGCTGACGCCGACTACAGAAAAACTGAGCTTAAAAAACGCCAGGCAAAGCTTGGGGGCGGCGTTGCTGTAATTAAAGTGGGAGCTGCAACCGAAACCGAGCTCAAGGAAAAGAAGATGAGAATCGATGACGCCCTGAATGCCACAAAAGCCGCAGTTGAGGAAGGCGTTGTTACAGGAGGAGGGGTATGTCTCTTCCGTGCAGCTGCAATTCTTGAATCCCTGAAACTTGACGGCGACAGGCAGATCGGCGTGAAGATCGTCCAGAGGTCCATAGAAGATCCTATCCGTCAGATTGCCACAAATGCAGGTAGGGAAGGCGCTGAAGTGGTGGCAACCATAAGGGCAGAATCCAGTGAACTTTTCGGATACAATGCAAAGAGTGATGTCTTTGAAGACCTCTTCGAAGCAGGTGTAATCGACCCGACAAAAGTGG